The Flavipsychrobacter sp. genome contains the following window.
TTATTATAAATCCACCCATCTGGGGTGAGATATTCCGCTTGTCAATTTGTACTTTTGGTATCCTCGATAGCAATACCTGAGTATGAAAAAGACGATCATTACCGCCTGTTTGGCATTTATAGCTATAGCTAGCCATGCCCAAAACGAGAAGGCTTGGATAAAGCAGAGAATTGAAACCTTGTCTGCACCCGACATGCATGGTAGGGGTTATGTAAACAATGGTGGAGGTATTGCGGCAGAGTATATTGCCGATCAGTTTAAGGCATCAGGCGTACTGCCATTGCAAGCTGACGGTAGTTATTTTCAAGATTATAGTTTCGATATCAATACTTTTCCGGGAGATGTATTGCTAAGCATTAATGGTAAAATGCTGCGCCCAGGCAAAGACTATTTGGTGCATGCTGCCAGCTCGCCTTGGCATGGCTGGAAGAAAGAACTCAAAACATTGAAGTTGGGTAAAGTAAAAGACTCAAGCGACTGGGAGCTAGTAAAACAAAGTATCAAACCAGGTGGTGCTTATTATCTGCAAGATGCTGATGTGCCTACCAATAGTTTACGACTGGGTATTAGAAAATTTGCACACGAGCTACCCGAGGGGTTATTCCTCGTTCCTAAACATGGCAAAATGATATGGACGGCCAATCAGGACGTTACACCCGCTACCATATTCTATGTAGAAGATACCATACTTACCGAACAACCTTTAGAGGTAGTAGCCACAGTGGATGCCGATTTTGTACCGCACTACGTTTCTAAAAACGTAATTGGCTATGTAAAAGGAACTGAAGTGCCCGATAGCTTCATCGTCTTCTCTGCCCACTACGATCATTTAGGGCGTATGGGGCAAGAAACTGTTTTCCCAGGTGCGCACGATAATGCCAGCGGCACCTCATTAGTATTGTACATGGCGGACTATTTTGCGCAACACCCACAGCGTTATTCAGTTGCCTTTATGTTGTTCAGCGGCGAGGAAGCAGGTTTGTTGGGGTCTAAATATTATACAGAACACCCAATTGCTCCTTTGGAAAACATTCGTTTCCTCATCAATATGGATATGACAGGTTATGCCAACGATGGCATCACTGTTGTAAACGGCGTTTCACACGAGCCGGAGTTTGACTTATTGGCGCAAATCAATAAAGAACATAAATACCTCAAACAAATAAAGAAGAGAGAACGTACTAGTAATAGCGATCACTATTTCTTTAGTAAAAATGGTGTGCCTGCCGTGTTTATATATGGCATGGGTGGCAAACCTTTTTATCATGATGTATTTGATGTAGCAGAAGAAATAACTTTAGAAAATGTGGATGACTTGAGCCATTTATTAATAGACCTCACAAAATCGTTAACCAATACAAAATAGAAACCGTACATAAAACAATCCATTTATGAAAAAACTAATAACCGCATTATGCGCCTGTGTACTATTCGTTTCTGCATGTAACAATGCAGGCAAAAGTGGCGAAGAGGCACAAGCATTTATTGATGCCTACACAGAAAAATATGTAGCTCTTTACGCTGCTGCCAGCGAAGCAGAGTGGAAAGCCAATACAGAAATAATAGAAGGCGACGAAACTATTGCCAATGCAGCTAAAAAGGCCAGCGAGGAAATGGCACTCTTCACTGGTAGCAAAGAGAACATTGAAAATGCTAAAAAGTACTTAGCAGAAAAAGACAACCTCACAGACATTCAAGTAAAGCAACTAGAAGCCATACTTTATGCTGCTGCTAACAATCCACAAACTGTAGCCGATGTGGTGAAAGAGCGCATTGCTGCCGAGGTAGACCAGAACCAAAAATTGTTTGGTTTCCAATATATGCTGAATGGTAAAAAAGCCAGCACAAACGATATTGACGAAACACTAAGAACAGAAAGCAATCTAGACAAAAGATTGGCTGCTTGGAATGCAAGTAAAGAAGTAGGTCCTACATTAAAAGATGGCTTGGTAAACCTTAGAAACTTACGCAACCAAACTGTTCAGGCTTTGGGGTATAACGATTACTTCACTTATCAAGTAAGTGAGTATGATATGGAAACCCAAGAGATGATGAACAGCATGACTCAATTGATGGATGAACTTCGTCCTCTATATCGTGAGTTGCATACTTGGATGCGTTATGAACTAGCTAAGAAATATAATCAAAAAGAAGTTCCAGAATATATCCCTGCACATTGGCTACCTAACCGCTGGGGTCAAGACTGGAGTGCTGCAATAGAAGTAGAGGGTTTAGATATCAATGGTATACTTGGTGAGAAGTCTGCTGAGTGGATAACTAAAGAAGGAGAAAAGCTATATACGAGCATTGGCTTCCCTAACCTGCCTGAAACATTCTGGACAAAATCTAGCTTGTATCCTTACCCAGCTGATAGCAATGTGAAAAAGAACAACCACGCATCGGCTTGGCATATGAACCTTGGCGACGATGTTCGTAGCCTCATGAGTGTAGAGCCCAACAGCGAATGGTGGGAAACAGTCAACCACGAGCTAGGGCATATCTACTACTATATGACCTATACTAATCCTGATGTGCCGCCATTACTACGTGGTGGCGCTAACCGCGCTTATCATGAGGCTATAGGTAGTATGATGGGTATGGCTGCGATGCAGAAACCTTATCTCATAGGTCGTGGCCTAGTGGCAGCAGATGCTAAGACCAATGAAGTACAAAGCTTGATGAAAGAAGCTATGAACTCTGTAGTATTCATGTTCTTCTCTTGCGGTACCATGAGTCATTTTGAGAAAGCGCTTTATGTAGACAACCTCCCTGCAGACCAGTTTAATAAGAAATGGTGGGACTTAGCAAAGCAATACCAAGGTATTGTACCACCTACAGAGCGTGGCGAGGAGTATTGCGATGCGGCTACTAAAACACATATCAATAATGATGCTGCACAATACTACGACTATGCATTATCTTATGTGATCCTGTACCAACTGCATAACCATATTGCCAAGAACATCTTAAAGCAAGACCCAAGAGCTACTAACTACTATGGCCAAACTGGAATAGGTGATTTCTTAAAAGGTATCACTTATCCGGGTGCTAGTAAAGACTGGCGCGAGGTGCTTAAAGAGAGCACTGGCGAAGAGCTAAATGCCAAAGCTATGCTAGAATACTTCCAACCGTTGGTAGAGTGGCTGAAAAAAGAGAACGAGGGTAGAACATATACTTTGAACTAAAATTATCGGTAGCAACCTGATGATTTATTCCCCTGCCATTTTGGTGGGGGATTTTTTTGTTACGAAATGTTACGTTTTGTTACAAAAACTAAAAGTCAATACCCTCTTTCCACATTTCGTATTGCTGTATGGTGTTGCTCATACCTCTTTGCAATAAGAGTTGATTGATAGAGATGCAACCCTCGTCTATATTGGCACAGGTAAACTCCCCATATTGTTGTTGCAAATATTGTAACAGACTGGTAGCCATACCTTGCCTTCTGTAGTCTTTATGAACAGCCAATTGTTTCAGTCTAGATATTACAGGGTAAAATACGGCATAGGCTACCACCACGCCATCTTTTTCTATGGCAACAATCTTATTTTCTTCGATAGCCAAATTGATAGCTGCTACAGTATGCTGCCAAGCAGGCTCACAATCCCAAAATTGTGTTACATCCAAAAAGTTGAGCGACGTCATTTCCTTTACCACATGCACACATTCACCCTTAAGCACTCCCTTATAAACATTCAATGTACGCTTTGCCCTAAAGCCCAAACCTTCATAAGCTTTTACAGCAGGTATGTTATTGGTAATTACTTCTAGTGTGCAGCCCGATATATCTCTTTGCTTAAAATAGGGTTGTATAAAGCGATACATCTCTCGTACTAAATGCCTACCACGATATTCAGGTATCACGCCCGTACCTCCATTGTAAGCTATCTCTTTACCATTGATCACTCTAGTAGAGTGCCATACAAAACCGATAATTTTTGCACCATCAAAAACGCCCATTGACAGGTCAAGGTCTATACCTTCGGCTCTTATTTTTTCAGCCAAGCGTTGCGGTGTAATACTTAAGGGGGCAGCATAGTCAGCAAAAGACTGGTTGAACGCAGCAGCTATATCTGCCAACGGTATACTTCTTAGTGTATGGTATTGAAATGACATAATTTACTATAGCAAATATACGCAATTTTATGCTTTCTTGCCGTCTGTAATTCTTATAGATTCGTTGAGCAGATAAGCAATATCGTCCATAGGTATATCCTCGTTAGGGTCTACACGAAATATCTTCATGCGCTTGCGCTCGCCTTGTTCCAATTGGGGATGGTCTATCAGCATACCATGCACCATAAGCAGGTAGGGCTGATTAGTGCACTTATCTATCCACATGTAGCAGATGGCTTTGTCCTTGTAGCAGAAGCAGGGCATACCATACTTCTTGGTTTCGGTTATCTGCTCGTGATGATTAGTGAGTATGCTGCGTAGTGCCAACAGGCAGCTTTTATTGGGCTCTTCTTTATCCAGATAAAACTGATCAGTACTTTTAAGCATAGGGAAAGGGACGGTTATTTTAAGATGCGTAAGTACTCCTGCCAAGGCCCTACATTTTCTTTGTATTGTTTAGCCATCACACGGGTTATCTGTGCGGTATGGTTCAGGTCGTGCACTACCCAGGTAGACAAGAGCTGACGCAGAGTAACCTCACCCAATGCTGGGTGTATACCTTTTTTGTCCAAATCGACATCGGTGATATTTGCCTCTTGCAATAGTAATAGATTGCGCGCACGGAGTATGGCAAAATCTTCCAGCAGTATTTCCATAGACTTGCCCTTGCTTTCGGTAAGCTGTGCAAAACGGTCGAAAGGTTGAAAGGTTTTATCCTCCGCATCAGATAGGATGATGTTCATCCGTTCCGTCCAGTCCTTACGCTCTCCATGCACCATATGCCCCACTACATCGTAGGGGCTCCAGGTGTCTGCACCTTCATTATTCTTTACCCAATCTTTAGGGAGGTTTTTTAATAAACTGTTCAGCACTTCGGGCGTGCGGCTAAGTATGGTGACTGCTTCGTTCAGGTTGTATTGCATGGCTGTAAATTACGGGATTTTTTCGTCACTGCGAGAGGTACCATTTGTCATTGCGGGCTACGACCCGCAATCTCGAGTAACACTGCACTCATGTCGCGAGACCCTGAATCAAGTTCAGGGTGACACCAATTACTACATCGGTTCTTGAGGGAGAAAATCTTTAGGGCTGCAACCCAAAGCTTTGGCTATTTCGTTGAGTTGGGCAACATTATATTTCTTGTCATACTTACCACTTTCTATTTTCTGAATATAAGACTTAGAGCTATAGCCAATCTCAAAAGCAAGCTGAGACTGAGAGATGCCTTTCTCTTTTCTTAATTCCAATACTTTTTGGATAACGTATTTGTCTACTTTGGTAACCACAGTAAGCGAAAAGTAGCAATGGTTTGAAAAACACATGGTACCCTATAGGGTGCCTTTTGGAAATTTTTATTTATGTTTGTTTTCAAATACCATCGCTATGAACGAAGAACTGGAACTCAATAAGCTGGGGCAACGCATTAAAGAGCTACGTATAGCCGCAGGGTACGATACACCCGAAGCCTTTGCCAAAGACTATGACATACCTATAGAAGAATACCTGCTTTATGAACAGGGAGTGGATATGGACTTGCTTACTGTACTAGCACTTACTATGTTTTTGGGTATTACACCTACTTTGTTCTTTAAGGGGCTGTAGTGCGTCACTGCGAGAAGTAAAGCGACGAAGCAGTCTCACGAAATGTGTGGTCTTGAGATGGCTTCGCTAACGCTCGCCATGACGGGATTGTTACTTAATAAACCTCCTTGATGCACGAATGAAATTGTAGATCATATATGACGACCAGACACGCATCATTAAATCAATTAAAATAGTCCAGTCATATTTAAAAAGATAAACTTTCCGTAACGGGCTCATTAGGTAAAAGAAAGCATATACTTTCTGCTCTAGAAAATAATAACCATTAGTAATCTCTTGAGTATTAGTTAATGTGTCAAAATCAAAAGCGTTAAAACCTAAAGCTAACATGAACAATAAATAGTGGACGCAAAACAACCAAAATAGTGGTCGCCATATACTGTTACCATAATTACTGGTTAAAAAACTAAATGAAAGTATGAGCCATGTACCAAATTGTTTGATGGGCTTAAGTTGGCTACGATATACCTCCATCTCCTGTGCTCTAAAGTCTGCTGCTCTAACCATATCACCCTGCCCCTCATATATCTTTTTGAATTGACTTAATGCTAAATGTCTTTGCTCATTCTTATTTGCGTCTCCAGTTGTCGTTATTTTATTTCGATGAGGTAAGGAAGTATCTGCTAAAAATACCTGAGCCATTTTAGAGTTCTTAAACTCAAACTTATCAAACGATGCTAGATCACAACCGATGAATTGGGTATTACCTAGATCTGAGTTCTTAATACTTAACTGGGATTTGGTGTGAACACTATGGTTGTATTCCTTATTTGTTTTTGATATGTTTTTATTAATTAAAACTTCTTTTACAGGCTTAATATTATTAAAAATAATAGTGCCATTATTTATTAATGAATTTACTCTTAATTGGTTTATATATATATCAGAAATAAGTATATAGGTTTCAGATGTAAAAAGGCTCTCATTAATATTCAGTATAGTTATTCCTGTAGGAAACTCATTTTTTTTTACTTTTACAGTATAAGGCTTATCTAGCTGTAAATAGAGAGAACGAATGCTACTATCTTGCATCTCAAAAATGTTACTCTGTGTTGTCAAGTCTTTAAGTTCTATACTAGTTATACATACTTCTCCATAAAGACTTATGCTAGGAACTTCAGACTTTTCAATACTTATAGTTCTTACAATTGCCTTTTCTATAATTTTAAGATATCCTGTAGTACAACTTGTGATAACAATATCTTTAAATTTTGTATTCGAAAATAAGTGATACCCTATGGTGGAACCAAAAGTAATTATATCACCAATTTTTGAATCAGTAATATTAAAATTCCCGATGGTAGACGTAAAGAAAAAGAACCCATTTATTATTGAATGTAAAATATTGATATTTTGAGTTTCAGAATTATAAATATTAAATAAATCTACTTCTGAATCAGAGATACTACAGTCTCCAATTGTAGAATATTTTATACAAAAAAAACTAGTTAATATATTGAACAACTCTATATTGGGCAGTGTTTCCTCTTCAATAACTAATTCCCCTATTACTTTATAGCCTTTAAAAACAACAAACTCTTGATCATGTTTTTCTTGGTAAAACTCCTCATACCCTGCTACTCCCTTATACTCCCCCTTCCATATTTTAATAAACTCTTCGGCAGAAATTTCTTTACGTGGCCGTTCTTGGGCTGGCTGTGTGGGTGTGTCGCTCATGGTGTGGTGTATTCGTTCTTTAAATATAAGAAAATAGAACAGGGTGTTAAGCTGCTAAACTAATACTTGGTAGATTTCTCCCTTTGGTCGAAATGACAAGCACTTCTAACGTACTAATAGGCTCAACAGTACCTCACCATTCAGAATGACAACAGTCCTGTCGAATTAATTGTACCTACAAGCATTACTTGTAGATTTTTCCTATATTTATAGTTGATTCTTAGTCTCGTTTTGAAGAAGCTACTCGTCATATTCATCTCCTTGCTCTACCTAGCTGGTATTGTTGAGGTGTCCTTTGCCTTCCACTACTGTGGCAAGAACTTTAGGTATGTGACGCTTTTCAAAGCAGAAGAGAAAATGTCTTGCTGTGCTAAGAGCGAGATGAGCCATGGCTGCTGCGATAACAAAGAGGTAAAGCTAGAAATAGACGACCAGCACCATGCCAAAACAATAGCCCTGCCTAGTAAAAATATCACGTCGGCCTTGCCAATACACTATGCCAGTGCCGATGTACAACATACTGATGCTATTGCAGCAGTACCACAACAGGGGCATTCTCCGCCTCTGGTCATACCGGGAGTACGGCTACACCTACTCCACTGCAGTTTCTTGATTTGATACTTTTTTGAGTTACCCTGATGAAATGCATCTATAGCCAAGGCTATGAGCAATTACTACCATTTATCAAATTCTTAAAAGTATCTAATATGAAATTTTCAAAATTACTTTCATTAAGTATAGCGCTATTCTTTGGCCTGAGCATGGCTAAGGCGCAAACACCTGTTGAACTACACATTACCCACAAGCTAAGTGGCTCACCATTTAGCTTCAATACCAATGCTAAAAACAATTTGGGCAATGATTTTTTCATCACCCGTATTGAGTATTATGTATCTAAAATAAGCATCAAGCACGATGGTGGTATGGTAACAGACGTGCCTAACCATTATATATTGGCCAATGGCGACCAGAACGTTACCAGTCAGCTAGGTTCGTTCAATATTACCAATGTAGAGGCCATCTCTTTTTACATTGGTGTAGATACGCCTATCAACCATGCCGATCCTTCTTTACAACCAAACGGTCATCCACTGGCACCTAAGTCGCCATCCATGCACTGGGGCTGGCAAGGTGGTTATCGCTTTATTGCGCTAGAGGGTAAGGCAGGTAGTAGCTTAGACCAAGTATTGGAGATACACTCTATAGGAGATGTTAACTTCCTTAAAACCACAGTACCAGTATCGGGCATTACTCAAAATGGTAAGATCATCATTGCCATCAATGCCGATTATACGCAAGGGTTGAAGAATATTAATATCTCATCGGGTCTATTATCGCATGCTGATAATATGGAAGCCGCTGCTTTGATACAAAACTTCAACCAGTCGGTTTTCTACCCTGGCCACCCGGTATCTGTAGCTACTACTGCTAAGGCAACTACTCAAGTAAATGTATATCCTAACCCATCCAACGGTTCGGTAAACCTAAGCTTCGGTAGTGATGAGGCTGCCACTATTGCGGTATACGATGTACAGGGTCGTCTTGTATTGTCTAAAGAGAAAGCAATGGGTCAGCGTAGCATGTCTATACAAATAGATCATGCAGGCCTATACTTCTTAAAGGCAACTGCTGAAGGCGCTAGCCCATTAGTACAAAAACTAGAAATACTATAGGCAATGACTATTAGGTACTCAACAGTAGCACTGCTACTGTTGGTGCTTCTGTTTAGCGCTGCATGCGAAAGGCAAGTGCCTCTGGTAACAACAATTAAAGATGTCACCATAGCGCCAAAGGGTTTTCCTGAAATACCATTTCCTGAAGAGAACCCTTATAGCAAGGCAAAATGGGAATTAGGCAAAAAATTGTTTTACGACAAGGCACTCTCTGTAGATCATTCTATCAGTTGCGCCTCTTGCCATAAAGTAGCCAACGCCTTTAGCGACAACATTGCCAAAAGCTTTGGCGCAGGCAATGCAGCAGGCACCAGAAATGCACCAACACTAGCCAATGTGGCTTACCACCCTTACTATACAAGGGAGGGAGGGCTGCCCACATTGGAAATGCAGATACTAGTACCTATACAAGAGCACAACGAGTTTAACTATAATATTATTGACATTGCCGAAAGGCTGAACCAAATACCTGAATATGTAGCGGAAAGCAAGGCTGTTTTCAACCGTGTGCCCGATGCCTATGTCATCACAAGGGCACTGGCCACTTTTGAGCGTACTATCGTGAGTGGCAACAGCCAATACGATCGATACACTAATGGTAATGATAGGGCTATAACCGCTGCCGCCAAAAGAGGCATGACGCTTTTCTTCAGCGATAAGACCAATTGCAGCTCCTGCCACTCGGGGTTCAACTTTACTAGTTATGGCTTTGAAAATAATGGGTTATATAAAGACTATCCTGATAATGGCAGAGAGCGCCTTACAGGAAAAGTAGAAGACCGTGCTCGATTTAAAGTACCTACTTTAAGAAATATTGCCGTAACAGCTCCATATATGCACGATGGCTCTATAGCTACGCTAGAGGCTGTAGTGCAGCACTACAATAGTGGAGGAGTTGTACATCCTAATAAAAACACCATCATCCGTCCGTTGGGGCTGACCAAAGAAGAGCAAGCTGACCTAGTGGCTTTTCTACGATCGCTCACCGATGATGAGTTTATTACAAACCAAAGCTTTCAAGAATGAAAAAATATATAATAATCAGCAGCTCGGCGTTATTACTATTAGCACTAAGCTATTGCCGAAAAGATCCGAACACTAATACGAATAATACGCCACAGTATGATGCTACGGTGTACGATTTTCAGAAAGGGCCTTTTCCTGAACCCAACTTTAATGGTAATACTCCTACTAAAGAGGGGGTAGCATTGGGTAGAATGCTCTTTCATGAAAAGATGCTATCGAAAGATGGTAGCCAGTCTTGCGCCAGCTGCCACCTACAAACACATGGCTTTTCTGACTCAGCCACATTTTCAATTGGTGTAGAAGGTAAGAGAGGCGGCCGTCAGGCTATGGCCATTTTCAATACGGCATGGCATACCAATGAGTTCTTTTGGGATGGGCGTGCTCACTTCTTGCGTCACCAGTCTCTGATGCCGATACAAGACCCATTGGAAATGAATGAGACATTGGAAAATGTTATTAATAAATTAACTGCCAGCCAAACCTACCGCGACCAGTTCTTAAGAGCCTTTGGTAGTAACGAGATCACCAAAGAGCGTATGTCTCTGGCTATGGAACAATTTATGAATACCATTGTATCCAACCAATCTAAATACGATAAATACAAAGCAGGCACCGCTACCCTTACTGCAAGTGAGGAGCGTGGCAGACAGCTATTCTTCCAAGAATACAATGAGTTTCTACCGGCACAATCAGGGGCAGACTGCGCGCACTGTCATAGCGGGTTCAACTTCTCTAATAACTTATATATGAACAATGGCTTGGACCCTGCCGGACAACAATCGGATATTGGTAGAGAAAA
Protein-coding sequences here:
- a CDS encoding MbnP family protein, producing MKFSKLLSLSIALFFGLSMAKAQTPVELHITHKLSGSPFSFNTNAKNNLGNDFFITRIEYYVSKISIKHDGGMVTDVPNHYILANGDQNVTSQLGSFNITNVEAISFYIGVDTPINHADPSLQPNGHPLAPKSPSMHWGWQGGYRFIALEGKAGSSLDQVLEIHSIGDVNFLKTTVPVSGITQNGKIIIAINADYTQGLKNINISSGLLSHADNMEAAALIQNFNQSVFYPGHPVSVATTAKATTQVNVYPNPSNGSVNLSFGSDEAATIAVYDVQGRLVLSKEKAMGQRSMSIQIDHAGLYFLKATAEGASPLVQKLEIL
- a CDS encoding cytochrome c peroxidase, with translation MTIRYSTVALLLLVLLFSAACERQVPLVTTIKDVTIAPKGFPEIPFPEENPYSKAKWELGKKLFYDKALSVDHSISCASCHKVANAFSDNIAKSFGAGNAAGTRNAPTLANVAYHPYYTREGGLPTLEMQILVPIQEHNEFNYNIIDIAERLNQIPEYVAESKAVFNRVPDAYVITRALATFERTIVSGNSQYDRYTNGNDRAITAAAKRGMTLFFSDKTNCSSCHSGFNFTSYGFENNGLYKDYPDNGRERLTGKVEDRARFKVPTLRNIAVTAPYMHDGSIATLEAVVQHYNSGGVVHPNKNTIIRPLGLTKEEQADLVAFLRSLTDDEFITNQSFQE
- a CDS encoding GNAT family N-acetyltransferase, with translation MSFQYHTLRSIPLADIAAAFNQSFADYAAPLSITPQRLAEKIRAEGIDLDLSMGVFDGAKIIGFVWHSTRVINGKEIAYNGGTGVIPEYRGRHLVREMYRFIQPYFKQRDISGCTLEVITNNIPAVKAYEGLGFRAKRTLNVYKGVLKGECVHVVKEMTSLNFLDVTQFWDCEPAWQHTVAAINLAIEENKIVAIEKDGVVVAYAVFYPVISRLKQLAVHKDYRRQGMATSLLQYLQQQYGEFTCANIDEGCISINQLLLQRGMSNTIQQYEMWKEGIDF
- a CDS encoding M2 family metallopeptidase; translated protein: MKKLITALCACVLFVSACNNAGKSGEEAQAFIDAYTEKYVALYAAASEAEWKANTEIIEGDETIANAAKKASEEMALFTGSKENIENAKKYLAEKDNLTDIQVKQLEAILYAAANNPQTVADVVKERIAAEVDQNQKLFGFQYMLNGKKASTNDIDETLRTESNLDKRLAAWNASKEVGPTLKDGLVNLRNLRNQTVQALGYNDYFTYQVSEYDMETQEMMNSMTQLMDELRPLYRELHTWMRYELAKKYNQKEVPEYIPAHWLPNRWGQDWSAAIEVEGLDINGILGEKSAEWITKEGEKLYTSIGFPNLPETFWTKSSLYPYPADSNVKKNNHASAWHMNLGDDVRSLMSVEPNSEWWETVNHELGHIYYYMTYTNPDVPPLLRGGANRAYHEAIGSMMGMAAMQKPYLIGRGLVAADAKTNEVQSLMKEAMNSVVFMFFSCGTMSHFEKALYVDNLPADQFNKKWWDLAKQYQGIVPPTERGEEYCDAATKTHINNDAAQYYDYALSYVILYQLHNHIAKNILKQDPRATNYYGQTGIGDFLKGITYPGASKDWREVLKESTGEELNAKAMLEYFQPLVEWLKKENEGRTYTLN
- a CDS encoding DUF1801 domain-containing protein, with the translated sequence MAGVLTHLKITVPFPMLKSTDQFYLDKEEPNKSCLLALRSILTNHHEQITETKKYGMPCFCYKDKAICYMWIDKCTNQPYLLMVHGMLIDHPQLEQGERKRMKIFRVDPNEDIPMDDIAYLLNESIRITDGKKA
- a CDS encoding helix-turn-helix transcriptional regulator, whose translation is MCFSNHCYFSLTVVTKVDKYVIQKVLELRKEKGISQSQLAFEIGYSSKSYIQKIESGKYDKKYNVAQLNEIAKALGCSPKDFLPQEPM
- a CDS encoding DinB family protein → MQYNLNEAVTILSRTPEVLNSLLKNLPKDWVKNNEGADTWSPYDVVGHMVHGERKDWTERMNIILSDAEDKTFQPFDRFAQLTESKGKSMEILLEDFAILRARNLLLLQEANITDVDLDKKGIHPALGEVTLRQLLSTWVVHDLNHTAQITRVMAKQYKENVGPWQEYLRILK
- a CDS encoding cytochrome c peroxidase, translating into MKKYIIISSSALLLLALSYCRKDPNTNTNNTPQYDATVYDFQKGPFPEPNFNGNTPTKEGVALGRMLFHEKMLSKDGSQSCASCHLQTHGFSDSATFSIGVEGKRGGRQAMAIFNTAWHTNEFFWDGRAHFLRHQSLMPIQDPLEMNETLENVINKLTASQTYRDQFLRAFGSNEITKERMSLAMEQFMNTIVSNQSKYDKYKAGTATLTASEERGRQLFFQEYNEFLPAQSGADCAHCHSGFNFSNNLYMNNGLDPAGQQSDIGREKVTKDAKDRAKFKVTSLRNIALTAPYMHDGRFKTLEEVVDHYNNGIKKSPTLDLALDATTNTGLRLTAQDKADLVAFLKTLTDETLAKDERFTSPF
- a CDS encoding M28 family peptidase; translation: MKKTIITACLAFIAIASHAQNEKAWIKQRIETLSAPDMHGRGYVNNGGGIAAEYIADQFKASGVLPLQADGSYFQDYSFDINTFPGDVLLSINGKMLRPGKDYLVHAASSPWHGWKKELKTLKLGKVKDSSDWELVKQSIKPGGAYYLQDADVPTNSLRLGIRKFAHELPEGLFLVPKHGKMIWTANQDVTPATIFYVEDTILTEQPLEVVATVDADFVPHYVSKNVIGYVKGTEVPDSFIVFSAHYDHLGRMGQETVFPGAHDNASGTSLVLYMADYFAQHPQRYSVAFMLFSGEEAGLLGSKYYTEHPIAPLENIRFLINMDMTGYANDGITVVNGVSHEPEFDLLAQINKEHKYLKQIKKRERTSNSDHYFFSKNGVPAVFIYGMGGKPFYHDVFDVAEEITLENVDDLSHLLIDLTKSLTNTK